From Caminibacter mediatlanticus TB-2, the proteins below share one genomic window:
- a CDS encoding ABC transporter substrate-binding protein, translated as MKFLLSFFIVVSFLFAYKNVLILNSYSIKLPWTKNEIEGILKKIGNRNDLKIYIDFMDTKVFPPTTKRMKFFYEFLKEKYEGINFDIVITTDDNALSFIRNHYNNTLFKNSKVFFAGVNNLGLAEYLDKKIYSGVFEKKEPLTNLKFMKKVDPLLNTVYVVADNSNSAKSVFKEYMKAYEKIKNIKFVYINNQNLDEVLDVINEHPKHSMMMLLTPFSFNLQGGHINYKYSIMLLSQYFKAPIVIHTDLLADIPKSNIIGGKVTDGITQGILVGKEVLKYLNGEKMKNIGFIFEKANKMYLNVKNLEKFGVNPYSLGFKNVIYVNKPNSFYEKYKKYIISFFVILFVLLLTLVIMYAKNIQLKKYNLKIKKINESLEDKIKYAVKEISKQNKNVFDNKNELINFIVFQLKYPIIKLNEINKNCEMQKYIDYLITKINEIEQNGINESKIISMKVELEKIINLIYHFYGKERINVNLYGNDFRVETNRVNLDIIFLSLVNELLINNYDKVFLNIFLNNKNKSLTIHHNIKNNKLSLDKLFENIGFEFKVDKNEALGLNIGNINFKDLNIFIKQKELNILEIKFV; from the coding sequence GTGAAATTTTTATTAAGTTTTTTTATTGTAGTATCTTTTTTGTTTGCTTATAAAAATGTATTAATTTTAAATTCATATTCTATTAAACTTCCTTGGACAAAAAATGAGATAGAAGGTATTTTAAAAAAGATAGGAAATAGAAATGATTTAAAAATTTATATCGATTTTATGGATACAAAAGTTTTCCCTCCAACAACCAAAAGAATGAAATTTTTTTATGAGTTTTTAAAAGAAAAATATGAAGGGATTAATTTTGATATTGTCATTACTACTGATGATAATGCATTAAGTTTTATAAGAAATCATTATAATAATACTTTGTTTAAAAATAGTAAAGTCTTTTTTGCAGGTGTTAATAATTTAGGATTAGCTGAATATTTAGATAAAAAAATTTACTCAGGAGTATTTGAAAAAAAAGAGCCATTAACAAATTTAAAATTTATGAAAAAAGTAGATCCATTATTAAATACAGTATATGTTGTAGCAGATAATTCAAATTCAGCTAAATCTGTATTTAAAGAGTATATGAAAGCATATGAAAAAATTAAAAATATAAAATTTGTATATATAAATAATCAAAACTTAGATGAAGTCCTTGATGTAATAAATGAACACCCTAAACATTCAATGATGATGTTATTAACTCCTTTTAGTTTTAATTTACAAGGAGGACATATAAATTATAAATATTCAATAATGTTATTATCACAATATTTTAAGGCTCCAATTGTTATTCATACAGACCTTTTAGCAGATATTCCAAAAAGTAATATAATAGGTGGGAAAGTAACTGATGGAATAACTCAGGGAATATTAGTTGGAAAAGAGGTTTTAAAATATTTAAATGGTGAAAAAATGAAAAATATTGGATTTATTTTTGAGAAAGCTAATAAAATGTATTTAAATGTAAAGAATTTAGAAAAATTTGGAGTAAATCCTTATTCTCTTGGATTTAAAAATGTAATTTATGTTAATAAACCAAATAGTTTTTATGAGAAGTATAAAAAGTATATAATAAGTTTTTTTGTTATATTATTTGTATTATTATTAACATTAGTTATTATGTATGCTAAAAACATTCAATTAAAAAAATATAATTTAAAGATAAAAAAAATTAATGAATCATTAGAAGATAAAATAAAATATGCTGTAAAAGAGATAAGTAAACAAAATAAAAATGTATTTGATAATAAAAATGAATTAATCAATTTTATTGTGTTTCAACTAAAATATCCAATTATCAAATTAAATGAAATTAACAAAAATTGTGAAATGCAAAAATACATTGACTATTTAATAACGAAAATAAATGAGATTGAACAAAATGGTATTAATGAGTCAAAAATTATAAGTATGAAAGTAGAATTAGAAAAAATTATTAATTTAATTTATCATTTTTATGGAAAAGAAAGAATTAATGTAAATTTATATGGAAATGATTTTAGAGTAGAGACTAATAGAGTTAATTTAGATATTATATTTTTAAGCTTAGTAAATGAACTTTTAATAAATAATTACGATAAAGTTTTTTTAAATATTTTTCTAAATAATAAAAATAAATCATTGACTATTCATCATAATATAAAAAATAATAAGTTATCTTTAGATAAACTTTTTGAAAATATTGGTTTTGAATTTAAAGTTGATAAGAATGAAGCGTTAGGGTTAAATATTGGAAATATCAATTTTAAAGATTTAAATATTTTTATAAAACAAAAAGAATTGAATATTTTAGAAATAAAATTCGTTTAA
- the rpsO gene encoding 30S ribosomal protein S15, translated as MALDSAKKREIIAKFGNNENDTGSPAVQIALLTERINEINEHLQKHKHDHSSRLGLLKLVGQRRRLMRYLKKKDHNKYLEVIAALNLRDRV; from the coding sequence ATGGCTTTGGATTCGGCGAAAAAAAGAGAAATTATCGCTAAATTCGGAAATAATGAAAATGATACTGGAAGTCCAGCGGTTCAAATCGCACTTTTGACTGAAAGAATCAATGAAATTAACGAACATTTACAAAAACACAAACATGACCATTCAAGTAGACTTGGTTTACTTAAATTAGTTGGTCAAAGAAGAAGACTTATGAGATATTTAAAGAAAAAAGACCACAATAAATATCTTGAAGTAATAGCTGCTCTAAATCTTAGAGATAGAGTTTAA